The Shewanella sp. KX20019 genome window below encodes:
- a CDS encoding SOS response-associated peptidase family protein codes for MCGRLNVIDDIFVQALMEELRINNSDEMLFSRFKMPTNDISIVREHNGERSLQTASWWLLQQTTYDGFKPSRFTSFNTRFDKLNQPNSAGFNAFRESRCIVIAKGFGETEKNGSSYIYHDFVAENAAIAFGGLYREWQHPRTGESRVSCSIITNPPHPDLLPYHSKASPMILPKDEAVMDAWLSPENQQVDMFDELLKPALRHDFIAQQIDKPSLHNAIGKPSRLIPNDFLASQCTTTE; via the coding sequence ATGTGCGGTCGACTGAATGTTATCGATGATATATTTGTACAAGCATTGATGGAAGAACTGCGCATTAACAATAGCGACGAGATGCTATTTTCTCGTTTTAAAATGCCGACCAATGATATCTCTATCGTCCGAGAACATAACGGCGAGCGCTCTTTGCAAACCGCCTCTTGGTGGCTGCTACAGCAAACTACCTATGATGGCTTTAAGCCGAGTCGCTTTACTTCATTCAATACTCGCTTCGATAAACTCAATCAACCCAATAGCGCAGGCTTTAACGCCTTTAGAGAGAGCCGCTGCATTGTGATTGCCAAAGGCTTTGGTGAAACCGAGAAAAACGGCAGTAGCTATATTTATCATGATTTTGTCGCGGAAAATGCAGCCATCGCCTTTGGCGGTTTATACCGAGAATGGCAACACCCTAGAACGGGCGAAAGCCGCGTATCTTGCTCGATTATTACTAATCCTCCACATCCCGACTTATTGCCTTATCACAGCAAGGCAAGTCCAATGATTTTACCTAAAGATGAAGCCGTGATGGACGCTTGGTTGAGCCCTGAGAATCAACAGGTCGATATGTTTGATGAGCTATTAAAGCCCGCCCTTAGGCATGACTTTATTGCCCAACAGATAGATAAGCCCAGCCTACACAATGCGATCGGCAAGCCATCGAGATTAATCCCCAATGACTTTCTAGCCAGTCAGTGCACCACCACTGAATAA
- a CDS encoding acetyl-CoA hydrolase/transferase family protein → MAPIICSTALEAVSLIQSGETLWTHSMGATPTLLLNALAEHALTKQDLTLLQLHTECAESLSDEKLKGHLRHRCFFGGLPTRLLLQQGDADYVPIFLSEVPKLFRSGEQPIDTAIIQVSPPDKHGICSLGISVEATLAACQVAGKIIAHINPQMPRTHGDGFIHYDKFAAVYEQSMPLPQHPLAASDEVSLAIGQNVAKLVRDGDCLQMGIGAIPDAVLSCLTEHKDLGVHTELFSDGVLNLVELGVINNSRKKVHPGKLVTGFALGSQRLYDYVDDNPSVIFMDIEQVNDTSIIRKNPNVMAINSALQVDISGQICADSLGTRIYSGVGGQMDFIRGAGLSEGGRSVIALPSTAARGSVSRISTVLSPGAGVVTTRAHVHYVVTEYGIVNLRGRSLRERARDLIDIAHPDFREQLCRETFDMWGLTL, encoded by the coding sequence ATGGCGCCAATTATCTGTAGTACTGCTTTAGAAGCTGTGTCTTTAATTCAGAGTGGTGAGACGCTATGGACTCACTCAATGGGGGCGACTCCGACCCTACTGCTCAACGCACTTGCAGAGCATGCATTAACCAAACAAGACTTGACCCTATTGCAGTTGCACACTGAATGCGCAGAATCGCTGAGCGATGAGAAGCTCAAGGGACACCTGCGGCATCGCTGTTTCTTTGGTGGTTTGCCTACACGCTTGCTATTACAGCAGGGAGATGCGGATTACGTGCCTATTTTTCTGTCTGAAGTCCCCAAGTTATTTAGGTCGGGTGAGCAACCAATAGATACCGCCATCATTCAAGTTTCACCTCCTGATAAACATGGCATCTGTTCTTTAGGGATCTCGGTTGAAGCAACATTGGCCGCTTGTCAGGTGGCGGGTAAAATAATTGCCCATATAAACCCGCAAATGCCGAGAACCCATGGCGATGGTTTTATCCATTATGATAAGTTTGCCGCAGTATACGAGCAGAGTATGCCGCTGCCACAACATCCATTAGCCGCAAGCGATGAGGTTAGTCTCGCGATAGGCCAAAATGTGGCGAAGTTGGTACGTGACGGTGACTGCCTACAGATGGGGATCGGCGCCATTCCTGATGCGGTGCTTTCCTGTTTAACCGAGCATAAAGATCTCGGGGTGCATACCGAGTTGTTTTCAGATGGGGTGCTTAACTTAGTCGAGCTTGGGGTGATCAATAACAGTCGTAAGAAGGTGCATCCAGGTAAACTAGTCACAGGCTTTGCCCTCGGTAGTCAGCGACTCTACGACTATGTCGATGATAATCCATCGGTAATATTTATGGATATCGAGCAGGTCAACGATACGTCTATCATCCGTAAAAATCCCAATGTCATGGCAATTAACTCCGCGCTGCAAGTGGATATCTCTGGACAGATCTGTGCTGATTCCCTGGGTACCAGAATATATTCAGGAGTGGGTGGCCAGATGGACTTTATCCGCGGTGCAGGCCTTTCTGAGGGCGGACGCTCGGTGATAGCGCTACCGAGCACCGCTGCACGCGGTTCAGTTTCGCGGATCAGTACCGTGTTATCTCCCGGAGCGGGAGTGGTGACCACTCGCGCCCACGTGCATTATGTCGTCACCGAGTATGGCATCGTTAATTTAAGAGGCAGGTCATTACGAGAGCGGGCAAGAGACTTGATAGATATCGCCCATCCGGATTTTAGAGAGCAACTTTGCCGAGAGACATTCGACATGTGGGGTCTAACGCTGTAG
- a CDS encoding DmsE family decaheme c-type cytochrome yields the protein MMNKCIFTKLLCGIFAFACLSLSVQAAPWNQLTGEQLEQQLAEKFAQGKYSKKGADSCLMCHKKNDKVMAIFDGVHGNPSQANSPMAGLQCEACHGPLGKHNKGGKEPMIAFGKESKLPAQSQNSVCLGCHNDPKQMAWHSSSHNLDEVACSDCHNIHTDKDPVMDQLTVNDTCTSCHTQQKSDMNKRSSHPMKWDRMTCIDCHNPHGSMSESALNHTTVNDTCYSCHGEKRGPVLWEHAPVTENCANCHNPHGSVNEAMLTHRAPQLCQQCHMDDGHASRAVQQGGSDAFGAGKSCLNCHSQIHGSNHPAGSKLQR from the coding sequence ATGATGAACAAATGTATTTTCACTAAATTACTTTGTGGGATATTCGCTTTCGCGTGTTTATCTCTCTCAGTTCAGGCGGCCCCCTGGAACCAACTCACTGGTGAACAACTGGAACAGCAACTGGCGGAGAAATTTGCTCAGGGTAAATACTCCAAGAAAGGTGCCGACTCCTGCCTGATGTGTCATAAGAAAAATGACAAGGTCATGGCGATATTCGATGGTGTACACGGCAACCCAAGCCAAGCGAATTCGCCTATGGCGGGTCTGCAGTGTGAAGCCTGTCATGGTCCATTAGGCAAGCACAATAAGGGCGGTAAGGAGCCGATGATCGCCTTTGGCAAAGAGAGCAAGCTGCCAGCACAGAGTCAGAACAGTGTTTGCCTGGGATGCCATAACGATCCTAAGCAGATGGCATGGCATAGCAGCAGCCACAATTTAGACGAGGTGGCCTGCAGCGATTGTCATAATATCCACACCGACAAAGATCCGGTAATGGATCAGCTCACGGTCAATGACACCTGCACCTCCTGCCACACTCAGCAAAAATCTGACATGAATAAGCGCTCATCCCATCCGATGAAATGGGATCGAATGACCTGTATCGATTGCCATAACCCACATGGATCCATGAGTGAAAGCGCACTAAACCACACCACAGTCAATGACACCTGCTATAGCTGTCATGGCGAGAAACGTGGCCCCGTTTTATGGGAACATGCGCCGGTTACTGAAAATTGTGCCAACTGCCATAACCCCCATGGCAGCGTTAATGAAGCCATGCTCACTCACAGAGCACCACAACTATGTCAGCAATGCCATATGGACGATGGCCATGCAAGCCGTGCCGTACAGCAAGGCGGAAGTGACGCCTTTGGTGCCGGTAAGAGCTGCCTCAACTGCCATAGCCAGATCCATGGCTCCAATCACCCAGCCGGCAGCAAGCTGCAGCGCTAA
- a CDS encoding MtrB/PioB family decaheme-associated outer membrane protein: protein MRFKFNLITLSLLAISGAVTGSAMAADFGVNRANTSTVKQGTFQCKRCPQVDGYSGTIAINAAYIESDDIHSGNAFGTGKDGPNASLDADLNYRNDAGYKAKFQAHRLGLDNGFAHLKAGKSGHYELVADYQQQTRYQSGDAHSQLWYKDGVLTPSEHTQTQELSLQRNKAGLGLSYGRDFYQAYLRYDHENKTGYQSSSIVTPRPVNFGQPVDANTDSLTTGLSLSGDSWSTDFNYFVSQYNNDIGALSLPYLYDVFAPAPDNQAHQLSLSGQYQLNRTVISGRLTSGKMIQDDDLIQMSGNPLQNWDGEVETLDGKLSVTSLVSNKFRLGGSVDYSKRDNKSSVWEFAQYEVNGITGAFKQSVPLDTERRGLKVNASYRFSGDYRLQAGYDRKEMERSHGDREQTNDNVLWAKLNVRALDNLKLKFKAFLDNRGGSEYQTSELTSSEANPLLRKYYLADRKRTAFEAKFNHTPTSWLSLDMTARYAKDDFDETQLGLTESEDYGYDINLGLQLDAHLSGYAFAGQQWIDSAQAGSQSFSTPDWFADIEDEFINLGAGFTYTGLLKDKLSLGGDYLFTNSTSDTIVTYDATTPQGDYTSFNHSLKLHANYALSEEMALKLAYQYERYYDTNYAQIDVDTVPGLTTLGDLNHNYNAHQVMLSFSYLLR from the coding sequence ATGAGATTCAAATTTAACCTCATCACGTTATCACTTCTCGCCATATCGGGCGCGGTAACGGGCTCAGCAATGGCGGCAGACTTTGGCGTAAACAGGGCTAATACCAGTACTGTTAAACAGGGCACATTTCAATGTAAGCGTTGCCCTCAAGTCGATGGCTATAGCGGCACAATCGCTATCAATGCCGCCTATATTGAGAGCGATGATATTCACTCCGGCAATGCTTTCGGTACCGGCAAAGACGGCCCGAATGCCAGTTTAGATGCCGACCTCAATTACCGAAACGATGCAGGCTATAAGGCCAAGTTTCAGGCACACCGGTTAGGTCTGGATAACGGCTTCGCTCACCTTAAAGCTGGAAAATCAGGTCACTATGAGCTAGTTGCTGATTATCAACAACAAACCCGCTATCAGTCTGGCGATGCACACAGTCAGTTATGGTACAAAGATGGCGTGTTGACCCCGAGTGAACATACTCAGACCCAGGAGCTCTCCCTGCAGAGAAACAAAGCTGGCCTGGGTCTGAGTTATGGCCGGGATTTCTATCAGGCTTACCTGCGTTATGATCACGAGAATAAAACCGGCTACCAGAGCAGCAGCATTGTCACTCCGCGACCAGTTAATTTCGGTCAGCCTGTCGATGCCAACACAGATAGCCTCACCACAGGTCTGTCACTGTCTGGCGATAGTTGGTCTACAGACTTCAATTACTTTGTCAGTCAGTATAACAACGATATCGGCGCCTTAAGTCTACCCTACCTGTATGACGTCTTTGCACCTGCTCCTGACAATCAGGCTCATCAACTTAGCCTGTCGGGTCAATATCAGTTAAACCGCACCGTCATAAGCGGCCGCCTGACATCGGGCAAGATGATCCAGGACGATGATTTGATCCAGATGTCCGGTAACCCACTACAAAACTGGGACGGAGAGGTCGAGACTTTAGACGGCAAGCTGTCAGTCACCTCGCTTGTGAGCAATAAATTCAGACTCGGCGGCAGTGTCGATTACAGCAAGCGCGACAACAAGAGCTCGGTATGGGAGTTCGCTCAATATGAAGTTAACGGCATCACGGGTGCATTTAAGCAAAGTGTTCCTTTAGACACCGAACGTCGCGGCCTCAAGGTTAATGCCAGTTATCGCTTCAGCGGCGACTATCGCCTACAGGCCGGCTACGACCGTAAAGAGATGGAACGTAGCCATGGCGACCGTGAGCAGACCAATGATAATGTGCTATGGGCCAAGCTCAATGTCCGCGCATTGGATAATCTCAAGCTTAAGTTTAAGGCCTTCCTCGATAATCGTGGCGGCAGCGAATATCAAACCAGCGAACTGACCTCATCTGAAGCTAACCCTTTGCTACGGAAATACTACCTGGCTGACCGAAAGCGCACCGCCTTCGAAGCCAAGTTTAATCACACCCCGACCTCTTGGCTCAGCCTAGATATGACCGCCCGCTATGCCAAAGATGATTTTGATGAGACTCAACTGGGCCTGACCGAATCTGAAGATTACGGTTATGACATCAACCTTGGCCTGCAACTTGATGCGCACCTGTCAGGTTATGCCTTTGCCGGTCAGCAGTGGATCGACTCTGCACAAGCCGGCAGTCAGAGTTTCTCAACTCCTGATTGGTTCGCCGATATCGAAGATGAGTTTATCAACCTGGGCGCGGGTTTTACCTACACTGGGCTACTGAAAGACAAGCTCAGTCTGGGCGGCGATTACCTATTCACAAACTCCACCAGCGATACGATAGTCACCTATGACGCCACCACGCCACAGGGGGATTACACCTCTTTCAACCATAGTCTCAAGCTACATGCGAACTACGCATTGAGTGAAGAGATGGCGTTAAAACTGGCTTACCAGTATGAGCGCTATTACGACACCAATTACGCGCAAATTGATGTCGATACTGTTCCAGGCCTGACCACCTTAGGTGACCTGAACCATAACTATAACGCGCACCAAGTGATGTTGTCGTTTAGCTACCTGCTGCGCTAA
- a CDS encoding DMSO/selenate family reductase complex A subunit, producing the protein MERRSFLKMSAALSCAATVSGCNSSSKDVEVVPPTPPVVGENLNWSACLVNCGSNCPVQVFSTDGVITRVESQFTTTDKYGDHDVRACPRGRSLRKRVYAPDRLKYPMKRVGPRGSGQFERISWDEALDLVAEKLQGTIDQYGNESIHFTYNSGARYHFSGKQCLYRLMNLKGGYLNAYGDYSWSQIYEAAGQTYGSAGPGWQGSSVSEMQNSDLVLMVGYNPSEIRMSGSGEAYDFLVQKQQHKFKTILIDPRYTDSAVGKEDQWLAIRPGTDAALFEALAYEWITTNTVDQAFLDKYCVGYDEKTMPAGIGYEESYKAYILDNATVGDSTPGVNAKTPEWAAAITGIEAHLIVELARELAAARAPFIQIAASLNRQAAGENNTRAGYMLPILLGQLGLPGTNCGGLCKGSSLHAPSMPTGSNPVKKAISFFTFTQAIEDGKNMTVLSDGVQGVDLDEEGDGKLDTDIKAIINYGGNALINQHSDVRKTETLLKDDTKCEFILVVDNWMTPSAKFADILLPDVSWLESEDLVNQSYAAGDTASLVQMSSGVEPMFESRPIYEVCVDLAKRMGVEAEFTEGKSRKDWLDQFYAESKAATPELPEKEVMLTQGIYRKYLPNGGYIVLEDFRTDPDANPLGTPSGKIEIYSSRLAEKARTWKLKEGDVISALPKYVPTREGYEDTETKKKYPLQLTGYHTKGRAHSSFHNVPWLREAVQDAVWMNPLDANKRGLKTGDKVHIFNDRGTIEVEVKVTPRIMVGVTALGQGAWFQPGGDVDKGGCLNVLTTQRTTPVTKGNPQHTNLVEIRKV; encoded by the coding sequence ATGGAACGCAGAAGTTTCTTAAAAATGAGTGCCGCACTAAGTTGCGCAGCAACGGTTTCAGGCTGTAACTCAAGCTCTAAAGATGTTGAAGTAGTACCGCCTACGCCCCCCGTGGTTGGTGAAAATCTAAACTGGTCGGCTTGTCTGGTTAATTGTGGATCTAACTGCCCAGTACAGGTTTTTTCTACCGATGGGGTGATCACCCGAGTAGAGTCTCAATTTACCACCACAGATAAATACGGTGACCACGACGTACGCGCCTGCCCACGTGGTCGATCGCTACGTAAACGTGTCTATGCTCCCGATCGTCTGAAATACCCGATGAAGCGTGTTGGTCCTCGTGGCAGTGGACAATTTGAGCGGATCAGCTGGGATGAAGCTCTGGATCTGGTGGCTGAAAAACTGCAAGGCACCATAGATCAGTACGGTAATGAATCGATTCACTTCACCTATAACTCAGGTGCGCGTTATCACTTTTCTGGTAAGCAGTGTCTCTACCGTCTAATGAACCTTAAGGGTGGTTATCTCAACGCCTATGGTGATTATAGCTGGTCACAAATTTATGAAGCTGCTGGGCAAACATACGGCTCAGCGGGTCCCGGTTGGCAGGGAAGCAGCGTCTCTGAGATGCAAAATTCAGACTTAGTGCTGATGGTCGGCTACAACCCATCTGAGATCCGCATGAGTGGTTCGGGTGAAGCCTATGACTTCCTAGTACAGAAACAGCAGCATAAGTTTAAGACTATCTTGATCGATCCACGTTATACCGATTCTGCCGTAGGTAAGGAAGATCAATGGCTCGCTATCCGTCCGGGAACCGACGCGGCGCTATTCGAAGCCTTAGCTTATGAATGGATCACCACCAACACAGTTGATCAGGCCTTCTTAGATAAATACTGTGTCGGTTATGACGAGAAGACCATGCCTGCTGGCATTGGCTACGAAGAGAGCTATAAGGCGTATATTCTCGATAATGCGACGGTTGGTGACTCAACTCCTGGTGTTAATGCTAAGACACCAGAGTGGGCAGCTGCGATCACAGGTATCGAAGCCCACCTCATTGTCGAGTTGGCCCGCGAGCTGGCTGCAGCTCGAGCACCTTTCATCCAAATTGCCGCGTCATTAAACCGTCAGGCTGCCGGTGAAAACAACACCCGAGCCGGTTACATGCTGCCTATTCTGTTAGGTCAATTGGGTCTGCCCGGCACTAACTGCGGTGGCCTGTGTAAGGGCTCTTCTCTGCACGCACCGTCAATGCCTACAGGCTCAAACCCAGTAAAGAAAGCCATCTCATTCTTTACCTTCACTCAGGCCATCGAAGACGGTAAGAACATGACCGTCCTGTCCGATGGGGTACAAGGTGTCGATCTTGATGAAGAGGGTGACGGTAAGCTAGACACAGATATCAAAGCAATCATCAATTACGGTGGCAACGCGCTGATTAACCAACATTCAGACGTGCGAAAAACAGAAACCTTGCTTAAAGACGACACCAAGTGTGAATTTATTCTGGTCGTCGATAACTGGATGACACCCAGTGCCAAGTTTGCCGATATCTTGCTGCCAGACGTATCCTGGCTTGAATCAGAGGACTTAGTTAACCAAAGCTACGCTGCAGGAGATACAGCCTCTTTGGTACAGATGAGCAGCGGCGTTGAACCTATGTTCGAGAGCCGTCCTATCTATGAAGTCTGTGTCGATCTTGCTAAACGTATGGGTGTTGAAGCAGAGTTTACCGAAGGTAAGAGCCGCAAAGATTGGCTGGATCAATTCTATGCCGAATCTAAAGCTGCCACCCCAGAACTACCAGAAAAAGAGGTGATGCTCACACAAGGTATCTATCGTAAGTATTTGCCGAACGGCGGCTATATTGTACTGGAAGACTTCCGCACCGACCCTGATGCAAATCCCCTAGGCACGCCATCAGGAAAGATTGAGATCTATTCATCACGCCTGGCAGAGAAAGCCCGTACCTGGAAGCTCAAAGAGGGTGACGTAATATCTGCGCTACCTAAATATGTGCCAACCAGGGAAGGTTATGAAGATACCGAGACCAAGAAAAAGTATCCATTACAGCTTACAGGTTATCACACCAAGGGCCGTGCCCACTCTAGTTTCCACAACGTTCCCTGGCTACGCGAAGCTGTACAGGATGCTGTATGGATGAACCCGCTAGATGCGAATAAGCGCGGACTCAAAACTGGCGATAAGGTCCATATATTCAATGATCGTGGCACCATCGAAGTCGAAGTAAAGGTTACGCCTCGTATCATGGTCGGCGTAACAGCACTGGGTCAGGGCGCATGGTTCCAACCCGGCGGCGATGTGGATAAAGGTGGTTGTTTGAACGTGCTAACCACACAACGCACCACACCTGTAACTAAAGGTAATCCTCAGCACACAAACCTAGTTGAAATCCGTAAGGTCTGA
- a CDS encoding DMSO/selenate family reductase complex B subunit: MSNNIQYGFHVDASKCTGCKTCQISCKDRKDLPVGINWRRVYEYGGGQWTEHGDGTVSQNVFAYYMSIGCNHCSEPVCVKACPTGAMHKRREDGLVHVATDLCIGCESCARACPYDAPQIDKERKVMTKCDGCYERLAEGKQPSCVESCPMRAIDFGPMEELKAKYPAAINPDVAPLPQSSVTTPNLLITPNRHSRPSGATDGDVLNYSEV, encoded by the coding sequence ATGAGTAATAATATCCAATACGGCTTTCATGTCGACGCAAGTAAATGTACTGGCTGCAAAACCTGCCAGATATCGTGTAAGGATCGTAAAGACCTTCCCGTGGGTATCAATTGGCGCCGGGTTTATGAATATGGTGGAGGACAATGGACAGAACATGGTGATGGTACTGTCAGCCAAAATGTATTTGCTTATTACATGTCTATCGGTTGTAACCACTGCTCCGAACCAGTATGTGTTAAGGCCTGCCCGACTGGCGCGATGCACAAGCGCCGCGAAGATGGCTTAGTCCATGTAGCAACGGATCTGTGTATCGGTTGTGAAAGCTGCGCGAGAGCCTGCCCATACGATGCGCCACAGATAGACAAAGAACGTAAGGTGATGACCAAATGCGATGGTTGCTATGAGCGTTTAGCCGAAGGTAAGCAGCCTTCATGTGTCGAGTCTTGCCCTATGCGTGCCATCGACTTCGGTCCAATGGAAGAGTTAAAGGCTAAGTACCCAGCGGCCATCAATCCCGATGTAGCCCCGCTGCCACAAAGCAGTGTGACGACACCCAACTTACTTATCACGCCTAACCGCCATTCTCGCCCAAGTGGCGCCACAGATGGAGATGTGTTGAACTACTCAGAAGTTTAA
- a CDS encoding TorD/DmsD family molecular chaperone, whose translation MSLLSENEILEYQGIARILHNVLFNDPTPELIQSFIEHHAAQSWPQFTASERETSGRKLLLAYLGQWTSEKQQALKLDYAQLFYGPGEPNAVPWGSVYLSERQLLNDKSTLALKAFYQEHGISFKLETNQPVDHIGLFFAVLDQMFSQWTLTEDNEPLTRSCMILLQQHLLPWSDRCLELMIEHAETDFYRGIALLTQAYLEGLTQRLNLLPMTARLYR comes from the coding sequence ATGTCACTCCTTAGCGAAAATGAGATCCTTGAATATCAAGGCATTGCGCGCATTCTTCACAATGTGCTCTTTAACGACCCAACACCCGAGTTGATCCAAAGTTTTATAGAACACCATGCAGCCCAAAGCTGGCCACAGTTCACCGCATCAGAGCGAGAGACCTCGGGTCGGAAACTGCTCTTAGCTTATCTCGGTCAATGGACTAGCGAAAAACAACAAGCCTTAAAACTGGACTATGCACAACTATTCTATGGACCGGGTGAGCCCAATGCCGTGCCTTGGGGGTCGGTCTATCTGAGCGAGAGGCAACTCCTCAATGACAAGTCAACTCTGGCACTCAAAGCCTTCTATCAAGAACACGGGATCAGCTTCAAGCTAGAGACTAATCAACCGGTGGATCATATCGGTCTATTTTTCGCCGTGTTGGATCAGATGTTTAGTCAATGGACTCTAACTGAAGATAACGAGCCACTAACGCGCAGTTGCATGATCCTGCTACAGCAACACTTGTTACCCTGGTCAGACCGCTGCCTCGAACTCATGATTGAACATGCCGAAACTGATTTTTATCGCGGTATAGCATTGCTGACTCAAGCTTATTTAGAGGGACTGACTCAAAGATTAAATTTGCTGCCTATGACGGCACGCTTATATCGTTAA
- a CDS encoding phosphotransferase enzyme family protein: MIDFIRQNVLSHFGEQMENAKVSPLGNGHINHTFLVRWPAGELVLQKINTQVFTTPDALVNNAERISRHLAAKSQAGQYQLHVVSPELTQEGALSLDLGEQGYWRAINYLPNSRSVDVVSTESHAEIAAKAFGHFSYSLSDLNAELLEDVIPHFHHLPGRIEQLSDAVAKDGKARLQECQHWVDMVMGQTELLQELVEVEANLPQRICHNDTKINNMLFDKRDMSSMAIIDLDTCMKGYLMYDFGDMVRTFCSPEEEDSTTLDKVMVRESIFAAICKGYLVELAPILSELERRSLWLGAKVMCLMIGVRFLTDHLNGDVYFQIHHQGHNLERAANQFTLYQSLLEQEDKLKYYLR; the protein is encoded by the coding sequence GTGATTGACTTTATAAGACAAAACGTTTTGTCGCATTTTGGCGAACAGATGGAAAATGCCAAGGTGTCACCATTGGGTAATGGTCATATAAACCATACTTTTTTGGTACGTTGGCCAGCGGGTGAGCTGGTGCTGCAAAAAATCAATACACAAGTTTTTACTACGCCGGATGCTTTGGTCAATAATGCAGAGCGGATCAGTCGACATTTAGCGGCAAAAAGCCAAGCCGGGCAATACCAGTTACACGTGGTCTCTCCAGAGTTAACTCAAGAGGGCGCATTGTCTTTAGATCTCGGTGAACAAGGTTATTGGCGGGCTATTAATTACCTGCCTAACAGCCGTAGTGTTGACGTTGTTAGCACTGAATCTCACGCCGAGATTGCGGCCAAAGCATTTGGCCATTTTTCCTATTCGCTTAGCGATCTCAACGCCGAATTACTCGAAGATGTGATCCCACATTTTCATCACCTCCCGGGACGGATAGAACAGCTGTCTGACGCCGTTGCAAAAGACGGCAAAGCGCGTTTGCAAGAGTGTCAGCATTGGGTTGATATGGTGATGGGGCAAACTGAGTTACTGCAAGAACTGGTAGAGGTTGAAGCTAATTTACCACAACGTATTTGTCATAATGATACCAAGATCAACAACATGCTGTTTGATAAGCGCGATATGAGCAGTATGGCGATTATCGATCTTGATACCTGCATGAAAGGCTACTTGATGTATGACTTTGGCGACATGGTTCGTACCTTCTGTAGCCCTGAAGAGGAGGACTCGACGACACTGGATAAAGTGATGGTGAGAGAGTCTATTTTTGCTGCTATTTGTAAAGGCTACTTAGTCGAGCTTGCGCCGATTTTATCGGAGCTTGAACGCCGCAGTTTGTGGCTGGGCGCGAAAGTGATGTGTTTGATGATCGGAGTTCGATTCTTAACCGATCATCTCAATGGTGACGTCTATTTCCAAATACACCATCAAGGACATAACCTTGAGCGGGCAGCGAATCAATTTACCTTGTATCAGAGTCTGCTGGAGCAAGAAGATAAGTTGAAATATTATTTAAGGTAA
- a CDS encoding NTP transferase domain-containing protein: MPDLTLVILAAGLGTRFGGDKQLAALGPNGETMLELSLQSAYRAGFTKAVLVIRPELVDTLDTLLADKLPADFVCDYCMQSLDDLPAAVIKYADLALRKKPWGTAHALWSARNQVAGPMAVINADDFYGDSAFVLLAEGLLNSIDDWMMVAYPINLTLSDNGGVNRGLCQVEDGKLVDVEEWLDIQSHANGLVGTLEGKRSAIGNDALVSMTCWGFKADIFAAIETELSRFILQHGRLTKSECYLPSVVQTSLQQGNTSTDSRDVYVSVAQESWYGVTYPEDAEWVKRKLLEKLAVPQT, from the coding sequence ATGCCAGATTTAACCTTGGTTATTCTAGCGGCGGGTTTAGGTACCCGTTTTGGCGGCGATAAGCAGCTTGCTGCACTCGGCCCTAATGGTGAGACCATGCTGGAGTTATCACTGCAAAGCGCATATCGAGCAGGCTTTACCAAAGCCGTCTTGGTCATTCGACCTGAGTTGGTCGACACGTTAGATACGCTATTAGCGGATAAGTTACCTGCCGATTTCGTGTGCGATTACTGTATGCAGTCGCTCGATGACCTACCTGCAGCGGTTATCAAATACGCTGATTTAGCGTTGCGTAAAAAACCATGGGGTACTGCACACGCTCTATGGAGTGCAAGAAATCAGGTAGCGGGTCCAATGGCGGTGATTAATGCTGACGATTTTTATGGCGATAGCGCGTTTGTATTGCTGGCAGAAGGGCTACTAAATAGCATTGACGATTGGATGATGGTGGCCTATCCGATCAACTTGACCTTGTCTGATAATGGCGGTGTTAATCGGGGTTTATGTCAGGTTGAGGATGGCAAACTGGTTGATGTTGAAGAATGGCTAGACATTCAATCGCACGCCAATGGTTTAGTTGGCACCCTCGAGGGTAAACGGTCAGCAATTGGAAATGATGCGTTGGTGTCGATGACATGTTGGGGCTTTAAAGCTGATATCTTTGCCGCTATCGAAACTGAATTAAGCCGTTTTATTCTACAGCACGGTAGGCTCACTAAAAGTGAGTGTTATCTACCCAGTGTGGTGCAAACTAGCTTACAGCAAGGTAATACTAGCACTGACTCTCGAGATGTTTATGTCAGTGTGGCGCAAGAATCTTGGTATGGAGTGACTTACCCTGAAGACGCCGAGTGGGTTAAACGTAAACTATTGGAAAAATTAGCGGTACCGCAAACATAG